From a single Terriglobia bacterium genomic region:
- a CDS encoding AraC family transcriptional regulator, giving the protein MNASGGSWGHPPSFRSAATCSLLASKHWTGAEVNHEIVAAAAVGTRAVPVLELRFHYDAARAEACRLFDRDSADAVVVGEDGRRRAFGDELSPGPAAVARLPSPPKTAKMIKRIPQPSGTKLLEMSLGHHMLEATLRDYKKRMLRVLIHIQQHLDDTLGLEELAAVACFSPYHFHRVFTGMVGESVMEHVRRLRLERAASRLKLSRQPVVQITFDAGYGTHEAFTRAFKAAYGMAPVHFRLHRSPVAAVLAPSGIHYRDGPTLKDFKSRRTGLQTMNVQIKNLKPMRVAFMRHVGPYREVGTAWDQLLPWLGKEGLLGGDAQFIGICHDDPEVTPQKRIRYDACVTVDEPFASTGDIGAQTIPGGEYAVMTHFGPYSKLGEAYAKLLGEWLPRSGRALLSAPCFEMYLNDPNSTEPEDLIADIYAPLESNSK; this is encoded by the coding sequence TTGAATGCGTCTGGCGGCTCGTGGGGACACCCGCCATCGTTTCGGAGTGCGGCAACTTGCAGCCTGCTTGCGTCGAAGCACTGGACCGGAGCCGAAGTAAATCACGAGATTGTCGCTGCCGCGGCCGTAGGCACGCGGGCTGTTCCTGTCCTCGAACTGCGATTTCATTACGACGCCGCGCGCGCAGAGGCCTGCCGGCTCTTCGATCGTGACTCCGCTGACGCGGTGGTAGTCGGGGAAGACGGTCGCCGTCGAGCCTTCGGTGATGAACTCAGCCCTGGGCCGGCAGCGGTTGCGCGGTTGCCGTCTCCGCCCAAAACAGCAAAAATGATCAAGCGCATCCCTCAGCCATCTGGTACAAAGTTGCTTGAAATGTCACTGGGGCATCACATGCTCGAAGCCACACTGCGCGATTACAAGAAGCGGATGTTGAGGGTGCTCATCCATATTCAGCAGCATTTGGACGACACGCTTGGTCTGGAGGAGTTGGCGGCCGTGGCCTGCTTCTCGCCATATCACTTTCACCGCGTCTTCACGGGCATGGTAGGCGAGTCGGTCATGGAGCACGTCCGGCGGCTTCGACTGGAGCGGGCGGCATCGCGACTCAAGCTGAGCCGGCAGCCGGTGGTTCAAATCACTTTCGACGCCGGCTACGGAACCCATGAGGCCTTCACACGCGCCTTCAAAGCGGCCTATGGCATGGCCCCGGTCCATTTCCGCTTGCACCGAAGTCCCGTCGCGGCCGTGCTGGCGCCGTCCGGCATTCATTACCGCGACGGTCCAACGCTCAAGGACTTCAAATCCAGACGAACAGGACTCCAAACCATGAATGTGCAGATCAAGAACCTGAAACCGATGCGTGTGGCTTTCATGCGCCACGTCGGGCCATATCGCGAAGTGGGCACGGCTTGGGACCAGCTGCTGCCCTGGCTCGGGAAGGAGGGACTGCTGGGCGGCGACGCGCAGTTCATCGGTATCTGCCATGACGATCCGGAGGTGACGCCGCAGAAGAGAATCCGCTATGACGCCTGCGTGACGGTGGACGAACCGTTTGCTTCGACCGGTGACATCGGCGCTCAGACCATACCCGGTGGTGAGTACGCCGTGATGACCCACTTCGGGCCTTACAGCAAGCTGGGCGAGGCCTACGCGAAGCTGTTGGGAGAGTGGCTGCCGCGCAGTGGCCGCGCGCTGCTCTCTGCGCCCTGCTTCGAGATGTACCTCAACGATCCGAACAGCACTGAGCCGGAGGACTTGATTGCCGACATCTATGCGCCGCTCGAATCGAACAGTAAATGA
- a CDS encoding LamG domain-containing protein — protein sequence MNRLWPLGILIGVLLLVTFIFPAAFIQSSDAVPAGLTKALTFHASFDRGTDADFGAGDRSIYTAPTYKTQGDAKPGIGNPDVGIARGQGRFGDALQFRKKNTMAVFYRAEKNVAYRERDWNGSVSFWLSLSPDEDLAPGYSDPIQITDKEYNNAAIWVDFTRDDKPRHFRLGIFGDLKVWNPGNLPPEQNPDFNSRTIVVTEPPFARGRWTHVVITFTGLNTDPGGTARLYLNGRPQGTAREIREPFTWNFSQATIRLGVNYVGLYDDLSAFNRALSDKEVEVLYQLKNGAAALHN from the coding sequence ATGAACCGCCTGTGGCCCTTAGGAATTCTCATCGGAGTTCTCCTTTTAGTGACATTCATTTTTCCAGCGGCGTTCATCCAATCGAGTGATGCCGTGCCAGCCGGCTTGACTAAGGCTCTGACGTTCCATGCTTCCTTCGACAGAGGGACGGATGCCGACTTTGGTGCCGGGGACAGAAGCATCTACACGGCACCGACCTATAAAACCCAGGGTGATGCCAAGCCTGGGATAGGGAATCCTGATGTCGGCATTGCACGCGGGCAAGGTCGTTTTGGAGACGCCCTGCAGTTCCGCAAGAAGAACACTATGGCCGTTTTTTATCGGGCGGAAAAGAACGTTGCTTACCGGGAGCGTGATTGGAACGGCAGCGTGTCCTTTTGGCTGAGCTTGAGTCCCGACGAAGATCTCGCCCCCGGATATTCGGACCCGATCCAGATTACGGATAAGGAGTACAACAACGCCGCAATCTGGGTTGACTTCACGCGCGATGACAAACCGCGTCATTTCCGGCTGGGGATCTTTGGCGACCTGAAAGTCTGGAATCCCGGGAATCTTCCGCCGGAGCAAAATCCCGACTTCAACAGCCGGACGATCGTTGTGACCGAGCCGCCGTTCGCCCGCGGCCGGTGGACTCACGTCGTAATCACTTTTACCGGTTTGAACACCGATCCCGGGGGGACGGCCAGGCTTTATCTCAATGGCCGGCCGCAGGGAACTGCCCGAGAGATTCGCGAACCATTCACATGGAATTTCTCTCAAGCCACCATCCGTCTGGGGGTGAATTACGTCGGGTTGTACGACGACCTGTCCGCATTCAACCGCGCGCTGAGCGACAAGGAAGTTGAGGTGTTGTACCAGCTCAAAAACGGGGCCGCAGCACTGCACAATTGA